From Gammaproteobacteria bacterium, a single genomic window includes:
- a CDS encoding hypothetical protein (Evidence 5 : Unknown function) — translation MEIPKTHALDAVCVGELNAVKDWRKPTLFIKATGRGSYQRTRLNAFGFPRGYLTRQKRIKGFQTGDMVIATVTKGKKTDIHKGRVAVRASGNFNIQIAQGVIQGIAYKYCQLIQRSDGYAYA, via the coding sequence TTGGAAATACCTAAAACCCACGCATTGGACGCGGTATGTGTTGGAGAATTAAATGCCGTTAAGGATTGGCGAAAACCAACTTTATTCATTAAAGCAACCGGACGTGGGAGCTACCAACGCACTCGATTAAATGCTTTTGGATTCCCGCGAGGTTATTTGACGCGACAGAAACGGATTAAGGGATTTCAAACGGGAGACATGGTGATTGCCACCGTAACAAAAGGAAAGAAAACGGACATTCACAAAGGGCGCGTGGCGGTTCGTGCCTCTGGAAATTTTAATATCCAAATTGCACAAGGTGTTATTCAAGGTATTGCTTATAAGTATTGCCAGCTTATTCAACGAAGCGATGGTTATGCCTACGCTTAA